agactaatcaggttctttagatatatagagattatactcagtatagatagataatcttcaacctctttaaagagctgtagaaaatggcctttaatctaactcatagttttgtgatagtgagacacaattgctcctggcaacaccgctctattcccaagagaatgttgagcaccaaagacactccacctggagcctttctttttggcagaactggcctttgggccaagaaatgcccatacctcaaacactgacagagatacagagcgtgcatcaatggataaaacaggactgtcatatcctgccaagacagggtaagatagttttgaaaagttccttgcctttaataatggtatgtcagttatgttaggccttagccaaagttggttgactcaacattgcaaacgagactttgggtgattgcccaggtagtcagttgtctctgtcaattgttgcacattttggatatatcttgtttgttaagtaatatttattctcttctcagatctttgatggagttgaagattatataattgtagttactctctacgttatttagactccttgagatagaatgtttagcaaaacttttgttctcaatattgttttgttatatttattatttgttattattgtatatagttgtatttggtttagttctgtcttatttagacaaaagggggaaatgtagggataagtcccaccccttagggggcgtgttcacctcgggctaatgtttacttatAAATCTGGCGAGTGTGCTCgcagtgcttgcttctgctttcctggtctctgcaggaatggtggttctgtaagtctatttccccattaaagctgtatatatttttacaatctgtctgcattcgttcaTGCCATTACAGAAACTCATAATGTGTAAGAATAGAAACACCAACATTCAAGCAGTGTTGTCAAATAAGCAACACAAATTCTTTTAGTGAACATTTATTTGTTATTGAAATAGTGATaaagcatttaatatttttatttctgttcacaACAATAAGCAGACTAAAATATTAAGCCCTGTTATATTTTGACAATTTTCAAGAACAActgtaataaaaacagcaaagaCACAAATGCTCACTGATCCAGGTCATAACAGGGAGTGGTCAGCTGACCCTCACAGGGCTTTGCAACAATACTCAGCAGAAGCCACTTTGTAATTGCTGGCACTAAATAGAGAAGTGGAATTCTCAGCTAGATATTTAAGGAAATCATGCAGATACCTAGACACTTGCATAGGACTATGCCTACTAAAGAGCAAATGGGTCAATACAGTCCCAATTTGAGTAAATAATCGTAGGAGGTGTGGAGCCCCATAAACCTGAGAAATTGGAATATGAGGATAAGCCAGGTGGATTTCGGCAAACTGGGGCTTTTCAAACTTGCAGAGCAGCTGGGTGCCCAGCATCCTGTTGAAGTACTCTCTTATTCTATACACAAGTTCATCAACAGAATATTCTCTATTATCAGCATTTCCCTGTGATTTCACAAAAGTGACATACTCCACAAGAATAGTAtctacattcttctcagcaggGAGTTGGAATAACTGCTTATGCTTGTTTATCAGTTCCCAGTCCTCAACAAGACATGGCTTAAGTTCTTCAGGCAACTTCAATTCAACTCCCATTCTCACCTTCCCTGCCTGCCCAGATCGACCAGTGGTGACAGTCCCAGCCACATTCTGGTGAGGAATCTGTGGTACTATGCTGGTACCACTGCCAACTCTGTTTTCTTGAATATTCTGCATGTTCCTTGGCACTGGCATGTTAGGCGCGCATCCTGAAGAAGAGGGTTTCTCCACAGGAAAGCTTTTTTTCCATGGAGTGATGACCTTTCGCCACAGGGTACCCACTCTCTACTTTGTTAACTTTCTCAGCAGTGTAGCTGCTTTGGGAAGACTGATCTTTCTCCTCAGAAtgaactttctcaaaacagatGACTTTCTTTTCCATGTTACCTTTCTCACcagagagttctctctctgcaggACATCCTTTCTCAACAAAGTGACCTCTCTCCCCTGCGAGCACtttctctgtagagcagactcTCTGGGAAGATAGACTTTTCTCTGCAGGATGACTTGTTTGGGGAGGGCAGCTTCCCAGGGCAGATAGATGTTTCTCTGTATGTTGGCTTTTCTTTGGAGCCCTATGTCTCCCTGTGGGGCCATCCTTCCTTGCAGAGGGTCCTCTCCCTGCAGAGTTACCCCTTTCAATTGAGTGACCCTCCTCTGCAGGGCAGATTTTCTTTGGAGCCTGACCACTTTCTGTGGGGCAATCTTTTGCTGCAAAGAATCCTCTCTCTGCATAGTTGGTCCTCTCATCTGTATGACCCTCTTTTCCGGGAGAGGGTTCTCTCTTTGCAGAGATACCACTCTCAGATGAATGACCCTCTTTGGCCCAGTAGGTTTTGATGGGCTGACCACTCCCTGCAGGGCGATCTTCACCTGCAAAGGGTCTTCCTGCTGCAGAGTTACCCCTTTCATCTGAGCGACCCTCCTCTGCAGGGTGGCTTTTCTTCAGAGGCTGACCTCTCCCTGTAGGGCGATCTTCACCTACAAAGGGTCCTCTTGCAGCCAAGTTAGCCCTGTCAACTGACAGACCCTCCTCTGCAAGGCGGCTTTTCTTCAGAGGCTTACCTCTCCCTGTGGGGTGATCTTTTCCAGAAGAGGGTCCTCTCTTTGAAGAGTTATCCTTCTTAGATGAATGACTGTCCTCTGCAGGGCAGCGTTTGATGAGGTGACCTCTCCTTGCAGGGCGATTTTCATGTGCAGAGGGTCTTCTCTCCTCAGAGGTACCCCACTCAAATGAGTAGCCCTCTTCTTCAGGGTACCTTTTTCTGAGGTGAAGCCTCCTTGTGCGGCGATCTTTCCCAGGAGATGGTCCTCTCTTTACAGAGTTAACCTTCTCAGATGAAGTACTCTCCTTTGCAGGGAGGCTTTTGATTGAGCGACCACTACATGCAGGGCGATCTTCACGTGCAGAGGGTTCTCTCTCCTCAGAGTTACCCCACTCAAATGAGTAATCCTCCTCTGCAGGATAACTTTTTCTGAGGCGAAGCCTCCTTGTGTGGTGATCTTTTCCAGGAGAGGGTCCTCTCTTTGCAGAGTTATCATTTTTGGATAAATGACTCTCCTCTGCAGGGCAGCTTTTGAAGAGGCGACCTCTCACTGCACCGTTAGTCTTCTCTGGTGAGTGACCCTTCCCTGCCAGGTGATTTTTTTCAGCTGGCCGAACTCTCCCCAAGGGGTGACCTTTTTTCTCTGTGGAGAGTTCCCTCTTCACAGAATGGCCTCTCTCTAGCTGGTGATCGCTCTCTGCAGAAATAAATTTCTTGACTGAGGGTTCTTTCTCTTCAGGGTGATGGTTCTCAGTATAGCGAACTCTCCCATCAAAGTAACCTTTCTCAGTAGATGCACTCTTCTTAGTAGAAAGTCCTTTCTTTGCAGGTCGACCTCTCATGATAGGGCGGCCTCTCTCAGCCAAACCACATTCCTCTGTAGAGTGAAGTTTTTCTGTAAGACGGCTTTTCTTGATAAGGCGACCTCTCTGTGTAGGAAGATCTTTCTCAAGAGAGAGATGCTTCTCAGATGAATGTCTTTTCTCAGAGAAGTGAAGCTTCTTCCCAGAGAGGCCCCTGTCAGAGGGGTGATTTCCGGCAGAGGAAAATTTCCCTATAGTATGATGTTTTCCAAGAGAATGGTGTTTCCTGGCAGAGGAACTCTTCTCTGTAGCACGATGTTTCTCAGCTAACAAAAGTTTCTCAGCCAAGGTGCTCTTAACTGTAGTGCAGTTCTTCTCAGCAGTGGGAGTTTTATCAGCAATGTGATACTTCTCGGTGGAgggatttttctctgttctttggaTTTTCCCATGGGAGCCACCTCTCTCCACTTAGCCACCTATTGTGGCAGGGCAACCCTGTGGTCTTCCTGGAAGAGCTGGTAGACGATTCCTCGGCTTAGCTGACTTTTGTTCTGAGGGGCGATTTCTCACTTTTCTGACCTCCCTGTAACTTGGTATCTGCTTCCTGAAGTCATCTCCTTCCCCAAAATGTTGGTCACAAACATGAGGTCCtttcttcctggaactcatttaaGTAATACTAACGAATTTCCAGGTTTTCTAGTATTATCTGGGAAAACGGACTGGGCACACAACCCAGAAATCTGTTGTCTGAATTAGTTTTACAACCAGGATCAAATCTCCCGACTGTTTACCAAATTTAGCTCTTTTTTAAGGACGGTAGAGGAGCGGCACTCTGCTTGTCTAACCGCCAGCAGAAACTGAGGTTTCTGTGGAAACTATCTGTAAACAAACGTCATCTTGGGGGCGGGTTTACGCCCTTGGCCAATAGGTAGTCTTATGTAAATTATAGTATGTTCCATGGCCAAATGATTGGACCACCACTCTAATGTCATAGTGATGACATGTGGGGCAAGGGAAGGGGCGTTTTTTAAAGACCAGGTAGTCCTTTAGCACACAAAGATTCCCAAGCTAATaatgtctctccagtgctggcattaaaggcctgcATGCCTTGCTCATCTTTCTTGATCAATGTGACTTCCTTCCTCTGACTCTTTCTATGCCTAAATCACTTGGTCCCTTCTCTTCAGTCCTGTGTGCAAGGGTGTGGAGAAGCTCTAAACTTAAGGGCCCTGCAGcccagagggagaaaaagaaaagggtgtCACCTCCAGCCTATCGTCACTGAGGAAGAATaggtctctttcctttctctctttttagatTGCCTCCAGATTTGGTACACTTCTGAATATGGCAACGAGTTCATTTCCATTCATCCTGAGAATGTAAAGATGATATATTAATCTATTAAACTGtgtatctcaaaaaataaacagatagaCTGAAAGTTTAACAAAAAGCTGAAAAAAGATACAAGATATAAATTGCAAGCCTAACAGGGAATAGAACAAGTAGAGAATAATgcggagctcaataaaaatcaataaaaaaattactgaTACCATGCAATGTTGGCTAGAGTGTGGGAACTTACTACACATTATTGTTGGgaatttaaatacatataatcaTTCTGTTGGATAATTTGGAACCattatatctaattttaaaatgtaaatgtactTTGATACAGTAATTTGACTTACAAAAATGCTTCCACATTTGTACAAGAAtgtttatagtttatttatttatttatttatttatttatttatttattttttggttttttcgagacagggtttctctgtagctttggaacctgtcctggaactagctcttgtagaccaggctggccttgaactcacagagatccacctgtctctgcctcccgagtgctgggattaaaggcgtgcgccaccaatgcccggcctGTTTATAGTTTATAAGACTATAAATAACCTATTGGTCCATCTGTAGTTGAAAGTTTATATAGATTATTATCTTCTGGCTGTGAAATACTACTATATCACTGGAAATAAAATGTACTTCCATAGCGAAAACAAATTGCAAGCCTAAGAAAGCTAGAAtggcaatgtaaatatctgacaaaatacactttaaaacaaaaacattacagGCTAAAGAATGCTTTCTAACAATGAAAGGGTTGATTGTAATAGGAAGCTATTACAATTGcctaagaacagaaaaaaaatacatgaagcaAAACCTCACAGAGCTATACTAGACAATTCTAAATATTAATTGGAGATTTCAGTAACTACTTTCAGTAATGGTTAGGACACTAGAAAGTTGTTAACTGTGAGATAAAAGACTTGAACAACACTAAGAAGCAAATAGTCCTAGAAATATGTCTACATACAATCCACCCAACAGTAGCAGAACAGACATTCCTCTCAGGTGAATGTAGAATGTTTTCCATGTTAGATCATACACTggcaagaagaaaaagcaaagaaaagtgtAGAATTAAGTACACACTTTAACCACAATGGAATGAAGTTAGAAGTCAATAGCAaggaaatatatgaaaataaaaatctgtctAAACTAAATAGTATAACAATGTgtaaaagaagaaactaaaaagggaaattagaatatatattGAAAACACCATAAATGGTGGTGAGGGCCTACAATCACAGCCACTTgaactgctgaggcaggagaattgaaagTTCAACTACAGAGAAAATATGTTGGAAATaacaaatgcaaatgaaaacaaaatatatgaatatatataagaAATTACTAAATTAATGCTTAGGGAAAATTTTAAACTATGAGTGCCTGCTTATGAACcaaaaaaatggggctggagagatggtgcggCAGTTACAagcccttgctgttcttgcaaatgACCCAGTTTGGGTCCTGCAAGCCACATTCAggagtcacaaccatctgcaactctagcTTCAAGGTATGTGATCCCTTCTGGGCTCCTCaattaaacatacacacacactcatacatacacacacagacacaaacacacacatttttaaaaaaggatattaGCTCAGTAACCTGGCAATTTATCTCATAACACTGGGATAAAGGAATAAATacacctaaaacaaacaaaaagtataaaataatggaaatttgaATGGAAATTGATAAAGTATAGAATAGCAAAACAGTACATAAAATGGATTTATTCCATTTCCATAATGATGGGAAACATGGTTAAAGTGACCACAGCTTAGACaatacccactgagccctctgcaTTGTATCTGCCATTTACTAGACTAAGGAGGCAATGTCAGGCTTCCAAGATGGCTTGTTTTAAAATTGAGTCATATAAAAAAACTGGCATTTGTAAAAGTACATCATAAAAGTATCAGGAAAATGAGGTTTCCAGTCTCTCTGTGAGCTAAATTTATGGTTTAAGTTTCTTTTAATACTAAAGGTTcttaatataagaaatatatgttTAAGCTCAAACTTATcatggaaaaattataaaatactgatGCTATGGTAGGatacttatttattataaactGTTAAAGATAAGTAAGATACACAATTTATTGGTCAGTCATGCGTACTACAGATGTAATTCATTACAGGGACAAGCTTGAAGAGAGAGAACAATTTTTATTTCCCATCACACTATACTTTGTATATGTTTTCAATATTAAGTCTAAAGACAGTAAAGCAAAACAAGTTTAAAGTAAACTTAAAATTTGTTTAATGTAAAATGATACTAAAAATCCTGTATATAAAAATTGATTATAACAGTTTGAATACTTAAATAAAATGAGTTAAATTTCAATACACTTGCATTGCAGCAAACCTATTGGCTCAAGCAGTTCCCTTAGATGGAGCACAAGTTCCCTTGGATGGAGCACCACCCCATCACAGTAAGTTGCATGCTAGCCTCATTTCAGGATAAGGATGAAGTAAGACCTGCCAGAAGTCTGCTGCTTCTACCTGTGGCTGTGTAGACCTGACCAGCCCCTGTCAAGTATGctaattcagaaaaagaaaacaaaaatatcttcatCTTAAAAGTAAATTATCCCTCATGTCACACACAACAGGGTAGATAGATTCTCTTACCCAGTGAACTGTCTCAGAGTCTACACCCACATCCTAAATATCTCAAACAACAGAGAGGCAAATGACAATTGCTCTGCCCTCAATGTCTCCCTAAAGGACATAAGAGGATGCTGTGAACAACAGAACCTTGTACCTAAGCCTATCGCCTGACTGGTATGGGACCTGCATGCTAGTTCAATTGGAAATGCCTGATACCCTTGCATTTGAGTCTTTCTCTTAGTAAAAGCTAATTCCATGATCTATACTCCACCAATGTTCCCTTGTTAACAGAGATGCCAGATGTCTGCCATCAAAACCACAACTTTGGAACGTTACCCAGAATAGCTAAGAGGTATCATTGACAGCTGGTTTTCTATATGTAGGGTCAACAAATTGATTCTATTCAGTCAAATCCCATGCCTTTAGATTCTTTAGGAGAAGATGACTTAAATGAAGGAGGTCCTCTTCAACCTGGACTCATCTGGTGCTTTGGAAACACAATCTAGTCTCTACCCAGATAGAGCTCTCCAGGGCCAATACCTGTGCTCTCACCTTGAAGCCTACAAGAAGTAGAAGGGCCTTGGCAGTGGTTTTTGTTGGTGTATCTAAGAAATAGCAGAAGCTGAAAGCTCATTTAATTTGGTTGCCTTGCTTTATAAATTATACCTCTAAACAACtgatctattttaaataaaatgatattaaaaaacATGCTTACTGCTGTCAGCATGTTGCGACCTAGAGACTTGTCCACTGGCAGGAGGAGTCAAGAGTTGATATTAGCCTTCTTCTCAGCTCAGTCAATGTTACATTATTGATTATAGATTTGACATGACTGACTGCTTTCATCTGTTGCTTAAGTGTTGGCATGAAAATGttttagagaattttttaaataatctgttAATAAgattaattttagaaaacattgtAAAGCTAATGATTCTCTCTAGACAAGGCAGTCATTGTTTCTGggactatattttttaaattggaaattgaaaaataatttcttttcggGACTACAACTTTGAACTAAATTGTCTCTTGATCAGCCTGGTATTTACTGGAATATATttgttggaatatatatatatatatatgtatatatatatatatatatttgatgttAACAAGTACAAAACATGGTAATTTAAGGTAATAGGCCCATTTTTTCAAATTTCAACTTATCATATTACATCTAATAAAAATTTGTTTCACTTTACAtactgttgagggagctgcgggctgcgttcctgccgcccggctcccagccaccagctaactttactcgaaataacaacacacaaattgtattcatttaaacactgcttggctcattagctctagcccttactggctaattctcatatcccgatcaacccatctctaataatctgtgtagcaccagtcttaccgggaaagattcagcatgtctgacctggcagcttgcttcagaggggcatggcttctctctcaggcgtcttacctcacttcttcttccacccagcattctgttctgtttactccacccacctatgttctaacctatcagggccaagcagtttctttattaattaaccaatgaccttcctccatcatttcccctttttctgtttaaacaaaaaaaggaaggctttaattttaacatagcaaaattacatataacaaaacagttatcaagtaagaattacagttacaatacttatatctaccttatcttttatcataactaaggaaaactataactttatttttcaactccatcaaagactccagaaagatacaatattacctaagcaaacaagaaataagcaacttccaaactctagaaatgacggagacatctcgctgcctggacagtcacccaaagtttctctgtaccgttggggcatccatcttcagcctacaggcccatagtatccagagacatttccatgaagcaggaaatttcaaaggcagttcagtcactttctgctgtgtcctgtagaatgtctcacagactccttcatgaatcaggaaccccaaaaggtcatctcacctttaggcaatttcagtaatcctctctctgagggttctctgtgtccagtttatgcaacagtccaggcaagagcagtttcttgcccaaatggctatcaaactccataaggtgcctcttcgatgccaataatcctcttgaagtagattggtgctgccaggggcagagtgtctcattgtcatgaaaagtcctaagttattaaaacattaaatgtcatattatgTAGTCTtcaaaagatataaagaatgcctatctaaaatatatctatgtacatctagaaaatctaactaacatgactacaaacttgactactattaatgattatccattaacaacctatataaattacatttttaaacgaactacacaatcacaataccttaatcaagatcagaaacacatatacatataataaaattgaccttaaatttaaatcactaaagcaaaatccatatcaatgcaaattattcatacctatatcatatccacctttaaatataaaagaacatttataaacaatatttgggaatatggaagtagttatttctctccaaactgcttcctgctgtatagaggtgctgttaattaggtcttttatggtgtaacctgtaagttaggttcatctcagttggcagttgagcgaagtaattttttgaaggtgttcacagcaacctttcaggagggtgtagtctatcataccatattgggatagaagcaattcacagggtctcatcctctgtgaaaacaaaagaa
The sequence above is a segment of the Chionomys nivalis chromosome X, mChiNiv1.1, whole genome shotgun sequence genome. Coding sequences within it:
- the LOC130867896 gene encoding mortality factor 4-like protein 2 codes for the protein MGVELKLPEELKPCLVEDWELINKHKQLFQLPAEKNVDTILVEYVTFVKSQGNADNREYSVDELVYRIREYFNRMLGTQLLCKFEKPQFAEIHLAYPHIPISQVYGAPHLLRLFTQIGTVLTHLLFSRHSPMQVSRYLHDFLKYLAENSTSLFSASNYKVASAEYCCKAL